Proteins encoded in a region of the Frondihabitans sp. 762G35 genome:
- the ilvN gene encoding acetolactate synthase small subunit has protein sequence MSHVLSLLVEDKPGLLTRVAGLFARRGFNIESLAVGKSEIAGLSRITVVVDVEELPLEQVTKQLNKLINVIKIVELDYSQSVQREHMLIKVRVDNTSRSQVLEAVTLFRASVVDVSTDALVIEVTGDTGKTNALLRVLEPYGIKEISQSGLLAIGRGSKSITDRVFKN, from the coding sequence ATGAGCCACGTCCTCTCCCTGCTCGTCGAAGACAAACCGGGTCTCTTGACCCGTGTCGCCGGCCTGTTCGCGCGCCGCGGCTTCAACATCGAGAGCCTCGCCGTCGGCAAGAGCGAGATCGCGGGCCTCAGCCGGATCACCGTCGTCGTCGACGTCGAGGAGCTCCCGCTGGAGCAGGTCACGAAGCAGCTGAACAAGCTCATCAACGTGATCAAGATCGTCGAGCTCGACTACTCGCAGTCGGTCCAGCGCGAGCACATGCTGATCAAGGTGCGCGTCGACAACACCTCGCGGTCCCAGGTCCTCGAGGCGGTGACGCTCTTCCGCGCCAGCGTGGTCGACGTCTCGACCGACGCGCTCGTCATCGAGGTCACCGGCGACACCGGCAAGACGAACGCGCTCCTGCGCGTCCTCGAGCCCTACGGCATCAAGGAGATCTCGCAGTCCGGGCTCCTCGCCATCGGTCGCGGCTCGAAGTCGATCACCGACCGGGTCTTCAAGAACTGA
- a CDS encoding acetolactate synthase large subunit — protein sequence MPPETTPLPTAPTRPRTIAPERPASPPVMTGSGAILASLEELGVTDVFGLPGGAIIPFYDELMSSTTIRHILVRHEQGAGHAAEGYAAASGKVGVAIATSGPGATNLVTAIADAYMDSVPLLAITGQVFSTLMGTDAFQEADIVGITMPITKHSFLVTKPEDVPATLAAAYQIASTGRPGPVLVDITKDAQQNSAPFVWPETVDLPGYRPITKAHGKQITAAAQLLAEAKRPVFYVGGGVIRSEASAELLTLVEATGAPVVTTLMARGAFPDSHQQHLGMPGMHGTVPAVLGLQESDLIVALGARFDDRVTGKADLFAPDAKVVHVDIDPAEISKIRIADVPIVGDAREVIIDLTAAFADVTGGTRPDIAAWWERLTELRTEFPLGFTEPDDGLLSPQKVIQRIGQLSGPEAVYASGVGQHQMWAAQFISYERPHAWLNSGGAGTMGYSVPAAMGAKVSQPDRVVWAIDGDGCFQMTNQELATCVINDIPIKVAIINNSSLGMVRQWQTLFYDGRHSFTDLNTGHETRMVPDFVKLADAYGALGIRVTREDEIDDAITLALETNDRPVVIDFVVSRDAMVWPMVPQGVSNSLIQHARALAPEWDDEAPGTSASDTTRDGDMTGEHA from the coding sequence ATGCCTCCGGAAACCACACCCCTGCCCACGGCGCCGACGCGCCCCCGCACGATCGCGCCCGAGAGGCCGGCGTCGCCCCCGGTGATGACCGGGTCGGGCGCGATCCTCGCCTCGCTCGAGGAGCTCGGCGTCACCGACGTCTTCGGCCTGCCCGGCGGCGCGATCATCCCGTTCTACGACGAGCTCATGTCGTCGACGACGATCCGCCACATCCTGGTCCGCCACGAGCAGGGCGCGGGTCACGCCGCCGAGGGCTACGCCGCCGCGTCCGGCAAGGTCGGTGTCGCCATCGCCACCTCCGGTCCGGGAGCGACGAACCTCGTCACCGCGATCGCCGACGCCTACATGGACAGCGTGCCGCTCCTGGCGATCACGGGTCAGGTCTTCTCGACCCTGATGGGGACGGACGCCTTCCAGGAGGCCGACATCGTCGGCATCACGATGCCGATCACCAAGCACTCCTTCCTGGTGACCAAGCCGGAGGACGTCCCCGCGACCCTCGCGGCGGCCTACCAGATCGCCTCCACGGGGCGCCCCGGTCCCGTTCTCGTCGACATCACCAAGGACGCCCAGCAGAACTCCGCCCCCTTCGTCTGGCCCGAGACGGTCGACCTGCCGGGCTACCGTCCGATCACCAAGGCGCACGGCAAGCAGATCACCGCGGCCGCGCAGCTCCTGGCCGAGGCCAAACGGCCCGTCTTCTACGTCGGCGGCGGCGTCATCCGCTCGGAGGCCTCGGCCGAGCTCCTGACCCTCGTCGAGGCGACGGGTGCGCCCGTCGTCACCACGCTCATGGCCCGCGGAGCCTTCCCGGACTCCCACCAGCAGCACCTCGGCATGCCCGGCATGCACGGCACCGTCCCCGCCGTGCTCGGCCTCCAGGAGAGCGACCTCATCGTCGCCCTCGGAGCCCGCTTCGACGACCGCGTCACCGGCAAGGCCGACCTCTTCGCGCCCGACGCGAAGGTCGTCCACGTCGACATCGATCCCGCCGAGATCTCGAAGATCCGGATCGCCGACGTCCCGATCGTGGGCGACGCCCGGGAGGTCATCATCGACCTCACGGCGGCCTTCGCCGACGTCACCGGCGGCACCCGACCCGACATCGCCGCGTGGTGGGAGCGCCTCACCGAGCTCCGCACCGAGTTCCCCCTCGGCTTCACCGAGCCCGACGACGGCCTCCTCTCGCCGCAGAAGGTCATCCAGCGCATCGGCCAGCTCTCCGGGCCGGAGGCGGTCTACGCCTCGGGCGTCGGTCAGCACCAGATGTGGGCCGCGCAGTTCATCAGCTACGAGCGCCCGCACGCCTGGCTCAACTCCGGGGGAGCGGGCACGATGGGCTACTCGGTGCCCGCCGCGATGGGCGCCAAGGTCAGCCAGCCCGACCGCGTCGTCTGGGCGATCGACGGCGACGGCTGCTTCCAGATGACCAACCAGGAGCTCGCCACCTGCGTCATCAACGACATCCCGATCAAGGTCGCGATCATCAACAACTCGTCGCTCGGCATGGTGCGGCAGTGGCAGACCCTGTTCTACGACGGTCGCCACTCCTTCACCGACCTCAACACGGGTCACGAGACGCGAATGGTGCCGGACTTCGTGAAGCTGGCCGACGCCTACGGAGCGCTCGGGATCCGCGTCACCCGCGAGGACGAGATCGACGACGCGATCACCCTCGCCCTCGAGACGAACGACCGCCCGGTCGTCATCGACTTCGTGGTCAGCCGCGACGCGATGGTCTGGCCGATGGTGCCGCAGGGCGTCAGCAACTCCCTGATCCAGCACGCCCGCGCCCTCGCCCCCGAGTGGGACGACGAGGCGCCCGGAACGAGCGCCTCCGACACCACGCGCGACGGCGACATGACCGGAGAACACGCATGA
- the ilvD gene encoding dihydroxy-acid dehydratase yields the protein MPENLNEYGVDVKPRSRDVTDGVEATTSRGMLRAVGMGDADWEKPQIGIASSWNEITPCNLSLDRLAQGAKEGVHSGGGYPLQFGTISVSDGIAMGHEGMHFSLVSREVIADSVETVMMAERLDGSVLLAGCDKSLPGMLMAAARLDLASVFLYAGSVAPGWVKLSDGTEKTVTIIDSFEAVGASKAGTISDEDLHAIECAIVPGEGACGGMYTANTMASVAEALGMSLPGSASPPSADRRRDYYAHRSGEAVVNMLRHGITARQILTKKAFENAIAVAMAFGGSTNVVLHLLAIAYEAEVDLTIDDFNRIGDKVPHIGDLKPFGEYVMNDVDRHGGVPVVMKALLDAGLLHGDCLTVTGKTVAENLAEIKPKALDGTVLRTLDNPIHPTGGLTVLSGSLAPEGAVVKTAGFDAEVFEGPAKVFERERAAMDALTAGTIEKGDVVVIRYEGPKGGPGMREMLAITAAIKGAGLGKDVLLLTDGRFSGGTTGLCIGHIAPEAVDSGPIAFVRDGDLIRVDIAARSIDLLVDTAELDARRDGWAPLPPRYTRGVLAKYARQVRSAAEGAVTY from the coding sequence ATGCCTGAGAACCTGAACGAGTACGGGGTCGACGTGAAGCCGCGGAGCCGCGACGTCACGGACGGCGTCGAAGCCACGACCTCGCGCGGCATGCTGCGCGCGGTCGGAATGGGAGACGCCGACTGGGAGAAGCCGCAGATCGGCATCGCCTCGTCGTGGAACGAGATCACCCCCTGCAACCTCTCCCTCGACCGGCTCGCCCAGGGCGCCAAGGAGGGCGTGCACTCCGGCGGCGGCTACCCGCTCCAGTTCGGGACGATCTCGGTCTCCGACGGCATCGCCATGGGCCACGAGGGCATGCACTTCTCGCTCGTGTCCCGCGAGGTCATCGCCGACAGCGTCGAGACCGTCATGATGGCCGAGCGCCTCGACGGCTCCGTCCTGCTCGCCGGCTGCGACAAGTCGCTCCCCGGCATGCTCATGGCGGCGGCGCGCCTCGACCTGGCGAGCGTCTTCCTCTACGCAGGATCCGTGGCGCCCGGCTGGGTGAAGCTCAGCGACGGCACCGAGAAGACCGTCACGATCATCGACTCCTTCGAGGCCGTCGGCGCCTCCAAGGCGGGCACGATCAGCGACGAGGACCTCCACGCCATCGAGTGCGCCATCGTCCCGGGCGAGGGTGCCTGCGGCGGCATGTACACCGCCAACACCATGGCGAGCGTCGCCGAGGCCCTCGGCATGAGCCTCCCCGGCTCCGCCTCGCCGCCCTCCGCCGACCGGCGCCGCGACTACTACGCGCACCGCTCGGGCGAGGCCGTCGTCAACATGCTGCGTCACGGGATCACGGCCCGCCAGATCCTGACCAAGAAGGCGTTCGAGAACGCCATCGCGGTCGCGATGGCGTTCGGCGGCTCGACCAACGTCGTGCTCCACCTGCTCGCCATCGCCTACGAGGCCGAGGTCGACCTCACGATCGACGACTTCAACCGCATCGGCGACAAGGTCCCCCACATCGGTGATCTCAAGCCGTTCGGCGAGTACGTCATGAACGACGTCGACCGCCACGGCGGTGTCCCGGTCGTCATGAAGGCGCTGCTCGACGCGGGTCTCCTGCACGGCGACTGCCTGACCGTGACCGGCAAGACCGTCGCCGAGAACCTCGCCGAGATCAAGCCCAAGGCTCTCGACGGCACGGTCCTCCGCACCCTCGACAACCCGATCCACCCGACCGGCGGGCTCACTGTCCTCAGCGGCTCGCTGGCTCCCGAGGGGGCCGTGGTCAAGACCGCCGGCTTCGACGCGGAGGTCTTCGAAGGGCCCGCGAAGGTGTTCGAGCGGGAGCGCGCAGCGATGGACGCGCTGACCGCGGGCACCATCGAGAAGGGCGACGTCGTCGTCATCCGCTACGAGGGCCCGAAGGGCGGCCCCGGCATGCGCGAGATGCTGGCGATCACCGCCGCCATCAAGGGCGCGGGTCTCGGCAAAGATGTACTACTGTTGACGGACGGACGATTCTCAGGCGGCACAACCGGCCTGTGCATCGGCCACATAGCACCCGAAGCGGTCGACTCCGGTCCGATCGCCTTCGTGCGCGATGGTGATCTGATTCGGGTCGATATCGCCGCTCGCTCGATCGACCTACTCGTCGACACAGCCGAGCTTGATGCCCGCCGTGACGGCTGGGCTCCTCTGCCTCCGCGCTACACCCGCGGCGTTCTCGCGAAGTACGCGCGCCAGGTCCGCTCCGCGGCGGAGGGCGCTGTCACGTATTAG
- a CDS encoding DinB family protein: protein MDQKATLLRYLTIGRDDLLAKLDGLSDYDVVRPMTPTGTSLLGLVKHTASVQQEYLGSVFDRPSGLAGAWLEDDAEDDSDMWVAPSESRAEIEAFHRASARHADATVEALDLDSPGLVPWWSEERRHVTLQQVLVHLIAETARHAGHADILRELTDGSAGNGPGDPNLPDRTADDWAAFRERIERSARER, encoded by the coding sequence ATGGACCAGAAGGCGACTCTCCTCCGTTACCTCACGATCGGCCGGGACGACCTCCTCGCGAAGCTCGACGGGCTTTCCGACTACGACGTCGTCCGCCCGATGACACCGACCGGGACGAGCCTGCTGGGCCTCGTCAAGCACACGGCGAGCGTGCAGCAGGAATACCTCGGATCGGTCTTCGACCGCCCCTCGGGACTCGCGGGAGCCTGGCTCGAGGACGACGCCGAGGACGACTCGGACATGTGGGTCGCGCCCTCGGAGTCGCGCGCGGAGATCGAGGCGTTCCACCGCGCTTCCGCCCGGCACGCCGACGCCACCGTCGAGGCGCTCGACCTCGACTCCCCCGGACTCGTGCCGTGGTGGTCGGAGGAGCGGCGGCACGTGACGCTGCAGCAGGTCCTGGTGCACCTGATCGCCGAGACGGCGCGTCACGCGGGGCACGCCGACATCCTCCGGGAGCTCACCGACGGCTCGGCGGGCAACGGGCCCGGCGACCCGAACCTCCCGGACAGGACCGCCGACGACTGGGCCGCGTTCCGCGAGCGCATCGAGCGGTCCGCCCGCGAGCGCTAG
- the otsB gene encoding trehalose-phosphatase: MTDQPRTDQPATDQPRTDETALADALGLIATTPHLLVALDFDGTLAPEVDKPLAARALPEAAEAILRLTDQPDTTVALVSGRALDSLTTVADAPDSVLLVGSHGVEYRIDGEAEVTLTPEEESLRQSLKGILTESAAPYDTVQVEEKPAGFAIHTRLADDATTETVQQEVRRRVAEEASAATERVGKNVLEFAVRSASKGDAIERLRRIVGSTAVFFAGDDVTDEDGFAALVEGDLGLKCGPGETAAHYRVASPADVAHVLQDLAELRAHLGRA, translated from the coding sequence ATGACCGACCAGCCCCGCACCGACCAGCCCGCCACCGACCAGCCGCGCACCGACGAGACCGCGCTCGCCGACGCCCTCGGACTCATCGCGACGACCCCGCACCTCCTCGTCGCCCTCGACTTCGACGGCACCCTCGCCCCCGAGGTCGACAAGCCCCTCGCCGCGCGGGCCCTCCCGGAGGCGGCCGAGGCGATCCTGCGGCTGACCGATCAGCCCGACACGACCGTCGCGCTCGTGTCCGGCCGTGCCCTCGACAGCCTGACGACGGTCGCCGACGCGCCCGACTCGGTTCTGCTCGTCGGCTCGCACGGGGTCGAGTACCGGATCGACGGCGAGGCCGAGGTCACGCTCACGCCCGAGGAGGAGTCTCTCCGGCAGTCGCTCAAGGGCATCCTCACGGAGTCGGCCGCCCCCTACGACACCGTGCAGGTCGAAGAGAAACCCGCCGGTTTCGCGATCCACACGCGCCTCGCGGACGACGCCACGACCGAGACGGTCCAGCAGGAGGTGCGGCGCCGCGTCGCCGAGGAGGCCTCCGCCGCCACCGAGCGGGTCGGCAAGAACGTGCTCGAGTTCGCCGTGCGCTCGGCGTCGAAGGGCGACGCGATCGAGCGGCTCCGCCGGATCGTCGGCTCGACCGCGGTCTTCTTCGCGGGCGACGACGTCACCGACGAGGACGGCTTCGCAGCGCTCGTCGAGGGCGACCTCGGCCTCAAGTGCGGGCCGGGCGAGACCGCGGCGCACTACCGCGTCGCGTCGCCGGCCGACGTCGCCCACGTCCTCCAGGATCTCGCGGAGCTCCGGGCGCACCTCGGTCGCGCCTAG
- a CDS encoding alpha,alpha-trehalose-phosphate synthase (UDP-forming) yields MPDRDGHTPEKYGFVVVSNRLPVDHTVDENGEVSWQHSPGGLVTALEPVMRANDGAWVGWAGQPDLDVEPFENDGITVVPVPLSAEEVQRYYEGFSNDTLWPLYHDVISPPTFHRVWWEAYVKVNRRFAERAAEVSEEGGVVWVQDYQLQLVPQLLREIRPDLTIGFFNHIPFPPLGIFSQLPWRERILEGLLGADVIGFQRGDDASNFSRAVRHLLGYTTTRPYIEVPLDDEVAPETAAVSKRGKWVRRVLAKQFPISIDSADWEVLARKPEVQARAKEIREGLGNPKTVILGVDRLDYTKGIRHRMKAFGELLADGRLSVEDATLVQVASPSRERVEAYMALRDEIELTVGRINGDYATMSHTAISYHHHGYPREEMVALYLAADIMLVTALRDGMNLVAKEYVAVRHDNDGILILSEFAGAADELRSALLVNPHDIGGLKNTIVRAIEMPKRDRVTRMRALRRRVLDNDVAKWSALFLDALADVRPGHRIAAPTKPADDSEEGAA; encoded by the coding sequence ATGCCTGACCGAGACGGACACACCCCCGAGAAGTACGGCTTCGTCGTCGTCTCCAACCGGCTCCCCGTCGACCACACGGTCGACGAGAACGGCGAGGTCAGCTGGCAGCACTCGCCCGGCGGCCTGGTGACGGCGCTCGAGCCGGTCATGCGCGCCAACGACGGCGCCTGGGTCGGGTGGGCCGGCCAGCCCGACCTCGACGTCGAGCCGTTCGAGAACGACGGCATCACCGTCGTCCCCGTGCCGCTCAGCGCCGAGGAGGTGCAGCGCTACTACGAGGGCTTCAGCAACGACACCCTGTGGCCGCTCTACCACGACGTCATCTCCCCGCCGACGTTCCACCGCGTGTGGTGGGAGGCCTACGTCAAGGTCAACCGCCGCTTCGCGGAGCGGGCGGCCGAGGTGTCGGAGGAGGGCGGCGTCGTCTGGGTGCAGGATTACCAGCTCCAGCTCGTCCCGCAGCTCCTGCGCGAGATCCGCCCCGACCTCACGATCGGCTTCTTCAACCACATCCCGTTCCCGCCCCTCGGCATCTTCTCCCAGCTCCCGTGGCGCGAGAGGATCCTCGAGGGCCTGCTCGGCGCGGACGTGATCGGCTTCCAGCGCGGCGACGACGCGTCGAACTTCTCCCGCGCGGTGCGGCACCTGCTCGGCTACACGACGACGCGCCCCTACATCGAGGTGCCCCTCGACGACGAGGTCGCCCCCGAGACGGCGGCCGTCTCGAAGCGCGGCAAATGGGTCCGTCGGGTCCTGGCGAAGCAGTTCCCCATCTCGATCGACTCCGCCGACTGGGAGGTCCTCGCCAGGAAGCCCGAGGTCCAGGCGCGCGCGAAGGAGATCCGCGAGGGGCTCGGCAACCCCAAGACGGTCATCCTCGGCGTCGACCGGCTCGACTACACCAAGGGCATCCGGCACCGGATGAAGGCCTTCGGCGAACTCCTCGCCGATGGTCGCCTCAGCGTGGAGGACGCCACGCTGGTCCAGGTCGCGAGCCCCAGCCGCGAGCGGGTCGAGGCCTACATGGCCCTCCGCGACGAGATCGAGCTGACGGTGGGCCGGATCAACGGCGACTACGCCACGATGAGCCACACGGCCATCAGCTACCACCACCACGGCTACCCCCGCGAGGAGATGGTGGCGCTCTACCTCGCGGCCGACATCATGCTCGTGACGGCCCTCCGCGACGGCATGAACCTCGTCGCGAAGGAGTACGTGGCGGTGCGGCACGACAACGACGGCATCCTCATCCTGAGCGAGTTCGCCGGAGCCGCCGACGAGCTCCGCAGCGCGCTCCTCGTCAACCCGCACGACATCGGCGGGCTGAAGAACACGATCGTCCGCGCCATCGAGATGCCGAAGCGCGACCGGGTCACGCGCATGCGGGCCCTCCGGAGGCGGGTGCTCGACAACGACGTGGCGAAGTGGTCGGCGCTCTTCCTCGACGCGCTCGCCGACGTCCGCCCCGGGCACCGCATCGCCGCTCCGACCAAGCCGGCCGACGACTCCGAGGAGGGAGCAGCATGA
- a CDS encoding fructosamine kinase family protein: MVSAVLPSGGQDGGVTSFEKTRPDAPTGFFEAEAAGLRWLAEAEARGGVRVVRVDDVGPGRIALEEVREVRPTREAAEAFGAALAATHAAGADAFGSPPRGWEGPTFIGRRPMATEPRGSWGRFYAAQRVLPFARVAREVGTLTTPEWTLVERAASAIERGAFDDDAEPARLHGDLWAGNVLFAEGGVVLIDPAAHGGHPETDLAMLALFGCPFLGEVLAAYDRASPLRDGWQERVPLHQLHPLAVHAAGHGRSYGAALAEAAEATLVLLS, from the coding sequence ATGGTATCCGCCGTTCTCCCGAGCGGCGGGCAGGATGGAGGGGTGACGTCGTTCGAGAAGACCAGACCCGACGCGCCCACCGGGTTCTTCGAGGCCGAGGCGGCCGGGCTCCGCTGGCTCGCCGAGGCCGAAGCGCGGGGCGGCGTGCGGGTCGTGCGCGTCGACGACGTCGGCCCGGGGCGCATCGCCCTCGAGGAGGTGCGGGAGGTCCGGCCGACGCGGGAGGCGGCGGAGGCGTTCGGCGCGGCGCTCGCCGCGACGCACGCCGCGGGAGCCGACGCCTTCGGGAGTCCGCCCCGGGGGTGGGAGGGCCCCACCTTCATCGGCCGGCGTCCGATGGCGACGGAGCCCCGAGGATCCTGGGGGCGCTTCTACGCCGCGCAGCGCGTCCTGCCCTTCGCCCGCGTCGCCCGGGAGGTCGGCACGCTGACGACGCCGGAGTGGACTCTCGTCGAACGTGCCGCCTCGGCGATCGAGCGCGGCGCCTTCGACGACGACGCCGAGCCCGCGCGGCTGCACGGCGACCTGTGGGCCGGCAACGTCCTCTTCGCCGAGGGAGGCGTCGTGCTCATCGATCCGGCCGCTCACGGCGGGCACCCCGAGACCGACCTGGCCATGCTCGCCCTCTTCGGCTGCCCCTTCCTCGGCGAGGTCCTCGCCGCCTACGACCGGGCGAGCCCGCTTCGGGACGGCTGGCAGGAGCGGGTGCCGCTCCACCAGCTCCACCCGCTCGCCGTGCACGCCGCCGGTCACGGCCGGAGCTACGGCGCCGCTCTCGCGGAGGCCGCCGAGGCCACCCTCGTCCTCCTCTCCTGA
- a CDS encoding magnesium transporter CorA family protein, which translates to MPRTRAYRDGKIVGHGFPLDDVSDFLEHDGCFVWVDFESPTESEMRQVADEIGLHELAVEDALHPGQRPKLDRYEDFLFTVLYDVGFDEASGDLTTDEVKAFITHRSLITVHEPSFDIGIVEKTWDDNRDLASHGVSYLVWGLLDTVVDRHYDTAEILGDSIDGLEETLFDVRQQTMDVQRRSFALRKSLVEFRRVVTPMREVLNTLLRRDDSNLAPEMGPYFQDVYDHVLRVTEQTDALRDLVSTILDTNLSIQSNRMNLVMKKVTSWAAIIAVPTAITGYFGQNVPYPGFSQTWGFWLSTVSIVAISVLLYTQFKKRDWL; encoded by the coding sequence ATGCCACGCACACGGGCCTACCGAGACGGCAAGATCGTCGGCCACGGGTTCCCCCTCGACGACGTCAGCGACTTCCTGGAGCACGACGGCTGCTTCGTCTGGGTCGACTTCGAGTCGCCGACCGAGTCGGAGATGCGGCAGGTCGCCGACGAGATCGGCCTCCACGAGCTCGCGGTCGAGGACGCCCTGCACCCCGGGCAGCGTCCCAAGCTCGACCGCTACGAGGACTTCCTCTTCACGGTCCTCTACGACGTCGGTTTCGACGAGGCCTCCGGCGATCTCACGACCGACGAGGTGAAGGCGTTCATCACGCACCGGTCCCTCATCACGGTGCACGAGCCGTCGTTCGACATCGGGATCGTCGAGAAGACCTGGGACGACAACCGCGACCTGGCGAGCCACGGGGTCTCCTACCTGGTCTGGGGGCTCCTCGACACCGTGGTCGATCGGCACTACGACACGGCGGAGATCCTCGGCGACTCGATCGACGGTCTGGAGGAGACCCTGTTCGACGTCCGCCAGCAGACGATGGACGTCCAGCGCAGGTCGTTCGCGCTGCGGAAGAGCCTCGTGGAGTTCCGGCGCGTCGTCACGCCGATGAGGGAGGTCCTCAACACCCTCCTCCGCCGCGACGACTCGAACCTCGCCCCGGAGATGGGGCCCTACTTCCAGGACGTCTACGACCACGTGCTCCGCGTCACGGAGCAGACGGACGCGCTCCGCGACCTCGTCTCGACGATCCTCGACACGAACCTCAGCATCCAGAGCAACCGGATGAACCTCGTGATGAAGAAGGTGACCAGCTGGGCGGCGATCATCGCCGTCCCGACCGCCATCACCGGCTACTTCGGGCAGAACGTGCCCTACCCCGGGTTCTCGCAGACCTGGGGCTTCTGGCTCTCCACCGTCTCGATCGTGGCCATCTCGGTGCTGCTCTACACGCAGTTCAAGAAGCGCGACTGGCTCTGA